In the Daphnia pulicaria isolate SC F1-1A chromosome 2, SC_F0-13Bv2, whole genome shotgun sequence genome, one interval contains:
- the LOC124326241 gene encoding alpha-(1,3)-fucosyltransferase C-like, with protein MYEVGRLLVNSPKKLGKKATLLFGIGLIGTCFLYYTSEPLTVRRRKPLKQVGEISVDVCIPSNETNNSDDIPKTILFWTTFYGANVWSKLKMDLNEECPSHNCRLTTDRRLLNESDAIIFHFWQDKLDRIPTCRRPDQYYVYLNFESAIRSRRFFPWKMIPHDFFNLTATYRLDSDFFGKMFYGFQFERLESIQPTSDDLTNYYGVNITAKTKLVAWFVSNCQTTVNREGYVRELRRHISVDVFGNCTENHKSCPRKKDANNQPLYYVKTECDEALERDYLFYLSFENSFCPDYVTEKFFRAVEMGTVPVVFGGANYSLFAPPHSYINARDFQTPKLLAEYLVKLSQNLDLYSKYFDWRGEFNLKRGSGWCKLCEMLNDPVAERKSYPVIEEWFFDKKPCENFHWTNNTIN; from the exons ATGTATGAAG TTGGTAGGCTACTGGTTAACAGCCCAAagaaacttggaaaaaaagcCACATTGCTCTTTGGAATTGGACTGATAGGCACTTGTTTTCTCTATTATACGTCAGAACCGTTAACTGTACGTAGAAGAAAGCCACTGAAACAA gTCGGTGAAATCTCAGTTGATGTTTGCATCCCATCGAATGAAACGAATAATTCCGATGATATACCGAAAACGATCCTCTTCTGGACAACATTTTATGGCGCTAATGTGTGgagtaaattaaaaatggatttGAATGAAGAATGTCCCTCTCACAACTGTCGATTAACCACCGATCGGCGCCTGTTGAACGAAAGTGACGCcattatctttcatttttgGCAAGATAAGTTGGACCGAATACcgacttgtcgcagaccggatCAATATTACGTCTATTTAAATTTCGAGTCTGCCATTCGCAGTCGAAGATTTTTCCCTTGGAAGATGATCCCCCACGACTTCTTCAATTTGACGGCCACTTATCGACTCGATTCTGATTTTTTCGGCAAAATGTTTTACGGCTTCCAGTTTGAACGTTTAGAATCTATCCAACCGACAAGTGATGATTTGACTAATTATTACGGCGTCAACATTACGGCCAAGACGAAATTGGTCGCTTGGTTTGTCAGCAACTGCCAAACTACGGTTAATCGTGAGGGATATGTCCGGGAACTTCGTCGTCATATCTCAGTTGACGTCTTTGGAAATTGTACCGAGAATCACAAATCGTGTCCGAGAAAGAAAGATGCCAACAATCAGCCGCTTTATTACGTTAAAACGGAGTGCGACGAAGCGCTGGAGCGggattatttgttttacctgAGCTTCGAAAATTCGTTTTGTCCAGATTACGTCACGGAAAAGTTTTTCAGGGCCGTCGAAATGGGAACTGTTCCGGTTGTGTTTGGAGGTGCGAATTATTCCCTGTTTGCTCCGCCGCATTCGTACATCAACGCTCGTGATTTCCAGACGCCCAAATTGCTGGCGGAATATTTAGTCAAATTAAGTCAGAATCTCGATCTTTATTCTAAATATTTTGACTGGAGAGGAGAGTTTAATTTGAAACGGGGTTCCGGTTGGTGTAAACTTTGCGAAATGCTCAACGATCCCGTGGCGGAAAGGAAAAGTTACCCAGTCATTGAGGAATGGttttttgataaaaaaccttgtgaaaattttcacTGGACtaacaatacaattaattaa